DNA sequence from the Bombus huntii isolate Logan2020A chromosome 7, iyBomHunt1.1, whole genome shotgun sequence genome:
TGCAGTATGCAAAAAATAGAGTCAGTGGTTCACACAGATTGGACATATTAAGAACATTTTATCATCAAGCTGTAGAgacatatatattatcttcAGAATCTGAATGTGATACAACAGATGATAATTGGAAATTTGTTGGTGTAAAAGAAACTTATCTATGTTCAGAGTACCATAAATGTTATGCAGTTAAACATGGAGATCATATACTTTGCATTTTATGTGCCTCCACAGTTCCTACTCATACAGTAAGATTGGTTTGtcaaaaaatattgaaaacatTGCTCATTGATAAACAAGGCTGCTGGTAAAAATTTAACACATTGATCTCTTTTTGCAATATCATCCCATTTtacttctattgtaaaatttacattAACCCACCTTATATATGTCCTGATACTATGTTTTTATTAGGTATAAGGAATATATATTGtgaacataaaaaatatataataatcatTTGTAAATTAGgatttatgtaaaattaaacatatttcattaaatgttaaatcattttatcgtgTGTTTACTGTTTAATCACTTTAATTtgcaaattaaattatcattcattgatacttTCCATTCATAATGTAACAGTTACATACATAACAATCGTGTTGTACGAACTATTATTTTGTTGTCAATGCATTATATTTGTTAAGAAAAAAAGCAAGAGAACAATCCTAAGTGAAACGATAGAAAAGCTGACTATCCTCCGATTTCAATGATTTTTGGATATGTTGTAAAATCCAACATTTTGGAAATGTATTTTCCGAGATATTCACAAAAAGATGCCACTACTATTACAGTGAATTCTGCCTATAGTTGTGCGTCTGTAGCAGCGTATGCGTCAACATTGGTTGCTGGCTGCTTATTTTCTGTTTATAAATAAGAGTGAGGAGAGCTTAAAGACACAAATGACTGTTACAacagaattaaaaatgaatatcaCTAATATATTGGATTTGGATTTGGGTTAGTTTTTTCAATCCGGCCGGCGAAGCTTTCATAAAATAAGAagtattgtttttttttttcgtaaaataatatcaattagtCATTCGGCTATGATTTTTAtaagtaatttattattttacgcAAGTGTTACCGACTGCCTCGTGGTGATGAGATTAAAAAACCTAATCCAAGTACAATACATtcataatattcttttttaacagaattataaattgtaacaGACATTTTTTATAGCTTCGTATATGCACGTTGTACACGCGGCCTTTAAACTCACCCAACTCTCCTTTATAAACAGAACATAAGCGATCGGCGGATAGTAACAAATACTAATGCATACCGGTAGTTTTTCGATAACTACATATATCAATTATAATTGATATCGCTTTTTGTTATCGCTCTAATAAAGTGTCAgtttttatattgtatatatgtatttatcgaatatgtacgtatatacgcATGCGCGCATATTATCTATCCATAGAGTATGTTATtttgaattatatatatttactttcATACAATCATTATCATTACAGTGTATATTACATTAATTTGGCGAATGTAAAATGTCAGATAAACATTTCGTTTCTTATAACGTTTACATAATGTTGTAAAAATTTAACagtataaagtataatatatttttttatattttgatgGATTACTGGCAaaactaaaatttaaatatgagCAGAGTAACAAAAATTGCGGTTGATACACAGTTATATGAtgcaacaaatttttacacaGGTTTAGGTTTAGCAATTAGTTCTAGTGGTTTTATAGGTTAGTTGACTGATTTTCTAATTTCgattagaaatttatttaaaacaatttagcattaattattatacaatgttataattatttaggTGCCAGttttatcattaaaaaaaaggCATTGATTAGATTACAAAGGCGTGGTGCATTACGAGCTTCATCCGGAGGATTTGGCTATTTAAAAGAATGGATGTGGTGGACTGGTCTTCTTTCAAGTATGTGAAACAGAAAATGCTTATACAATATGTACATGTGTTCAAGATATAATACTATTACTACAAAGAATATTGATTTCATTAAAGTGGCGGTAGGAGAAACAGCAAATTTTGCTGCTTATGCATTTGCACCAGCTTCATTGGTTACTCCTTTAGGAGCACTTAGCGTTTTAATATCTGCAATATTGGCATCAAAATATCTAAATGAGAAGCTTAATTTGCTAGGAAAGGTAATgatgtaatatatattataagcTATCTTTATTATATaggaacaaaaatataaaataacaaataaaataaataaaacaaataaaattttactacaaaataatacaatttctattgaatatataaagataaatataattactatTATTCCAGATTGGTTGCCTTTTATGCATCTTAGGTTCCACAGTTCTTGTAATTCACTCTCCAAAAGGAGAAGAAATCAGTACATTAAATGAGCTTTTAGATAAGGTTAAAGATCCAggatatattatttatgtattaattGTAATAGTATGCAgtattttgattattttttattttggtCCTGCTTATGGAAATCAAAATATCatgatatatatttgtctGTGTTCATCCATTGGTTCATTGACCGTTACAAGTTGTAAAGGATTAGGACTGGCTTTAAAAGAAACCATTCTTGGATTTAATAATGGATTTACGAACTGGTTGACATGGGCCTTTTTATTTAGCGCTATACTCTGTATCAGCGTACAAATGAATTATTTGAATAGATCCCTCGACTTATATGAAACCACAATTGTAACACCTATTTATTATGTAGTTTTCACAACATTAGTAATAATTGCATCTGCAATATTATTCAGGGAATGGGAAAATATGAGTGCTGAGGATATCTTGGGTTCATCTTGTGGTTTTTTAACTGTAATAACTgcaatatttctattaaatgcATTTAAGGAAATAGACATATCTTATGAGAATATCAGGCATATGCTGCAGCCTAAAAGAAAGTTGCTCATAAGTAGTAACAATCAGTGGAGCGACAGGGATGAAGAGAGATTAATAACAAGGTTAGAAACAGAATTAAATCATACATATGGAGCTCAAAATTTAACAAGAACTATATAACTAATTATGCATATACAAAGTAAAACATTGCAAAGCATATACATTGTAAAGATATGAATAACTTGTATTTAATGTgattgattttaaaataaatcttacaaatttcaaatcttatttatatctattatgTATATAGATCTTAGAAATCATTTTTCAGTAGAATTATCTTTtctattcatattttatatcaagtCCTAAAGAAGCAATAGGTCTAAGTCtgctttttttgttttgtattCAAGTATCTTTTcaattataataatgtaattacACATAAATGTCATAAAAGTCATATAGAATTTATTGTCAAATTTGtcatatatgttataaatatacaaaaccaTCTCTTTTTAACAACTTTTGTTAATAATTCTagttattttgataaaattgcATTCTGAGCATGACATTGAATCTCAAGTTGCATTCCATCTATAGATTCGACATAAATACGTATAAACTGAGACGAAAACATTCCACAATGGCAACGTATTCACTGCATCACATTGGAAAATGTGAAAATAAAGGAAGTAATATCAGAAataagttatactatatatatacagggtggttggtaaccggtggtacaagcggaaagggggtgattctacgcgaaaaaagaagttgaaaatatagcataaaaattttttttttcatttttttaaaaatctacagtgagatccgttataacgagatgtgctaaagtgcacgcgtaccgagcgaaaattcaaagtcgattttctcgaaaacaaagcctcaaacgaaaaatttttattctatattttcgacttcttttttcgcgtagaatcacctcctttccgcttgtaccaccagttaccaaccaccctgtatataaatatatttacttaAAATGCAATTCTTCATTTGTAAGTCAAATTATGTCACTTGAATCAACTTATTACTAGCATCACGTACAGTTATTACAATGGCGTTCAGTTTAGCCGCTTTTTCATATATCGTGGCCTTAATTGTAGATgctattttgatcatttttgcaatatttcatGTACGTACTTCTTCGAAACTATAATGTCTGCTTCTCAAAACAAAACAGTAATTAAAAATGTGTACACGTCTGTTCAATGCGAATTATTTCTAACCTTAGCGATATAGGTGTAAAGTTAAATGACTCTAGCTAgacattatatttttcaggTTATTGCATTTGATGAATTAAAAACTGGTTATAAAAATCCGATTGAACAATGCAATAGTTTAAATTCGGTAAGAGTTTGAAATTAGtcttttataatatcatatttacaaaatcaatAACAAGTGTATGTAAAATTAAGTGTTTaagttaaatatatgtataatgtatatgtatatatatacatatatataaaatatatatatatatgtatgtatacatgtCTGTGTATATTTCAGCTAGTTATTCCAGAATATGGATTACACATTTTAATCaacattttatttctaattagTAGTCAATGGCTTTCATTGCTTTTAAATATGCCATTGATAATATATCACTTGTGGCAATATTATCATAGACCTATCATGTCTAAACCAGGTCTTTATGATCCCACTAGTATAATGAGTGCTCAAGCTCTTAAAATTCATCAAAGGGAAGGATGGAGTAAACTtacattttatcttttatcatttttttactatttatatgGGTAAGTTTTAGAATATGTAGGGGCTAGTAGACGTAACTAATTAtgaaatgtttattataaGAAAATGTAATATGTTCTATTTTGTTTCAGAATGATTAGTTCATTGATTCACTGAGGGATGGAAATCATTCTTTATTATTCGccaataaaatttgtttataataCATCCTCAGTCATCAATGGTTCATCAGGTTAATTTTTTTGTTGGATAAAGTGACTAATTTGTTAAAACGTGTTATtgttttttgtaaaaataaaatttcatactcaagtaatgtttttttttctattaggTAGTCATAGAATTCAGTACACTTTTATTAAGGAGTCTAAGTGAAagacttttatttatttattttagagTAGGAAAAGCTCTACTATAAAGAACgtttatataaattgtttatatatatatatatatacatatatatatataaaagatgtttatataaatatttaattatatcagattatatttatacaacgGAAATTTGAATGCTTTTActtgtattattattacttgTTCCGTTCTACAAATTTGCGAATAATcattaatttgttaaatttaaatCTGCGAACTAcggaaatatatatatacagaaatatatgtatgatAGGTATGACAGATATACCTAACCTTAACTTATAATATCTACAATGCTGCTCCCTATCCCTACTTAGAATTAATAACATCAGAAAGGAAATTCCCTCTCTGTTAACATAAATTGATTCTAACCTTAAATTCTTTTCTGAGATATATCAATTTCAACACAGTTCTAACCATTTTCGAATTAATAATCGGCTATTGCATGTTGagaatttgtattatataaaaatgccgactattaatattaaacgtgaCTTGTTGTTTAAAACTCTTGGTAAAACATATTgtaagttataaatatttaaataatgaacATTGTAAATTGTATCAACTTCTTTTACGTTTATAATTAACCTAACTAAATATTTaccaatataatatttataagtaaattaatcTATAATATGATTTTAGCGGATGccgaatttcaaaatttatgtTTTGAGTTTGGATTAGAATTGGACGAAGTGGTATGCAGCTTACATATTATTGGATACTATCAAATGTATTAATGCATATAAGAAATGAATTGCTATATATTTCCATATGTAGTATTACATCGAAATAATCCTAGAATTAgttaaattttgatttttagaCAACAGAGAAACAAATGATGACAAAGGAGCAAAATTTAAATCATAGTGGAGAAGTATCTGAAGAAGttgtatataaaattgatataccTGCAAACAGATACGATCTATTATGCTTAGAAGGTTTAGCTCTTGGACTTCTTATATTTCAAAAGCAGTATGTACaatatatgtttattatataattttttaatttttctattatttttcatacCACAGAGTCTTATTAAAATCACACTATTATTTTAACAATTCCATTAGTTCATTATTAGTTCATTAGTATATAATAACAatacgtattatatattagCAATAActgcaataataaataaacatatGATATAGACTACTACAATTAgaaaacttttttaaatatagaatGGATATACCACAATATACAAAGATATTTTCAAGTACAAACACACAAAAGATTATAATGACAAAGCAGGTATATatatgatttttattattatcaatgtttttttaattaaaattaacaaaactaattcaattgaaaaataaaagctaaaaattaaattgaa
Encoded proteins:
- the LOC126867658 gene encoding magnesium transporter NIPA2 isoform X1, with translation MSRVTKIAVDTQLYDATNFYTGLGLAISSSGFIGASFIIKKKALIRLQRRGALRASSGGFGYLKEWMWWTGLLSMAVGETANFAAYAFAPASLVTPLGALSVLISAILASKYLNEKLNLLGKIGCLLCILGSTVLVIHSPKGEEISTLNELLDKVKDPGYIIYVLIVIVCSILIIFYFGPAYGNQNIMIYICLCSSIGSLTVTSCKGLGLALKETILGFNNGFTNWLTWAFLFSAILCISVQMNYLNRSLDLYETTIVTPIYYVVFTTLVIIASAILFREWENMSAEDILGSSCGFLTVITAIFLLNAFKEIDISYENIRHMLQPKRKLLISSNNQWSDRDEERLITRFDINTYKLRRKHSTMATYSLHHIGKCENKGSYCI
- the LOC126867658 gene encoding magnesium transporter NIPA2 isoform X2, with translation MSRVTKIAVDTQLYDATNFYTGLGLAISSSGFIGASFIIKKKALIRLQRRGALRASSGGFGYLKEWMWWTGLLSMAVGETANFAAYAFAPASLVTPLGALSVLISAILASKYLNEKLNLLGKIGCLLCILGSTVLVIHSPKGEEISTLNELLDKVKDPGYIIYVLIVIVCSILIIFYFGPAYGNQNIMIYICLCSSIGSLTVTSCKGLGLALKETILGFNNGFTNWLTWAFLFSAILCISVQMNYLNRSLDLYETTIVTPIYYVVFTTLVIIASAILFREWENMSAEDILGSSCGFLTVITAIFLLNAFKEIDISYENIRHMLQPKRKLLISSNNQWSDRDEERLITSYFDKIAF
- the LOC126867662 gene encoding protein cornichon, producing the protein MAFSLAAFSYIVALIVDAILIIFAIFHVIAFDELKTGYKNPIEQCNSLNSLVIPEYGLHILINILFLISSQWLSLLLNMPLIIYHLWQYYHRPIMSKPGLYDPTSIMSAQALKIHQREGWSKLTFYLLSFFYYLYG
- the LOC126867658 gene encoding magnesium transporter NIPA2 isoform X3; translation: MSRVTKIAVDTQLYDATNFYTGLGLAISSSGFIGASFIIKKKALIRLQRRGALRASSGGFGYLKEWMWWTGLLSMAVGETANFAAYAFAPASLVTPLGALSVLISAILASKYLNEKLNLLGKIGCLLCILGSTVLVIHSPKGEEISTLNELLDKVKDPGYIIYVLIVIVCSILIIFYFGPAYGNQNIMIYICLCSSIGSLTVTSCKGLGLALKETILGFNNGFTNWLTWAFLFSAILCISVQMNYLNRSLDLYETTIVTPIYYVVFTTLVIIASAILFREWENMSAEDILGSSCGFLTVITAIFLLNAFKEIDISYENIRHMLQPKRKLLISSNNQWSDRDEERLITRLLHLMN